A stretch of Fusobacterium sp. DNA encodes these proteins:
- a CDS encoding polyprenyl synthetase family protein, translating into MFFKNYLDSNKKLIESNMDIYLNELNYPDVIAEGMKYAVLNGGKRLRPILLFMVLDILDCEKEMGIASAAAIEMIHSYSLVHDDLPALDNDDYRRGKLTTHKKFGEAEGILIGDALLTHAFYILTEKNKHLSAEKIVEIVRLTSSYAGINGMIGGQMMDIASEGKKIDLEILKYIHSNKTGKLMKLPVELACIIGDADKEEREILIRFSDLIGLAFQIKDDILDIEGDFSTLGKPVGSDIELDKSTYPALIGMTESKILLKETIDEAKMIVAEKFGVEKSNILLELADYIGNRNK; encoded by the coding sequence ATGTTTTTTAAAAATTATTTGGATAGTAATAAAAAATTAATAGAGTCAAATATGGACATATATTTAAATGAACTTAATTATCCAGATGTTATAGCTGAAGGAATGAAATATGCAGTTTTAAATGGTGGTAAAAGATTAAGACCTATTTTACTCTTCATGGTACTGGATATACTCGATTGTGAAAAAGAAATGGGAATAGCTTCAGCTGCTGCTATTGAAATGATACATTCATATTCATTAGTACATGATGATCTCCCAGCTCTTGATAATGATGATTATAGAAGAGGGAAACTTACTACTCACAAAAAATTTGGTGAAGCAGAAGGAATATTGATAGGAGATGCCCTTTTAACACATGCATTTTACATACTTACAGAAAAAAATAAACATCTTTCAGCTGAAAAAATAGTTGAAATTGTTAGATTAACATCAAGTTATGCTGGTATAAACGGAATGATTGGCGGACAGATGATGGATATAGCAAGTGAAGGAAAAAAAATTGATTTAGAAATTTTAAAATATATACATTCTAATAAGACAGGAAAATTAATGAAACTTCCTGTAGAGTTAGCATGTATAATAGGAGATGCAGATAAAGAAGAAAGAGAGATTCTTATAAGATTTTCTGATCTTATAGGGCTTGCATTTCAAATAAAAGATGATATTCTTGATATAGAAGGAGACTTTTCAACTCTTGGTAAACCAGTAGGCAGCGATATTGAACTTGACAAATCAACATATCCAGCATTGATAGGAATGACAGAAAGTAAAATCCTTTTAAAAGAAACAATAGATGAAGCTAAAATGATAGTTGCAGAAAAATTTGGTGTAGAGAAAAGCAATATTCTTTTAGAATTGGCTGATTATATTGGAAATAGAAATAAATAA
- the xseB gene encoding exodeoxyribonuclease VII small subunit: MVKRSGSFEDNLLEVDEIIEKLENGELTLTESIKEYENAMKLLKKSSDLLNKAEGKILKVTEESDNILTEEV, encoded by the coding sequence ATGGTAAAGAGAAGCGGAAGTTTTGAAGATAATCTTTTGGAAGTAGATGAAATAATAGAAAAACTGGAAAATGGGGAACTTACACTGACTGAATCTATAAAAGAATATGAAAATGCTATGAAGCTTTTAAAAAAATCTTCAGATTTATTAAATAAAGCAGAAGGAAAAATTTTAAAAGTTACAGAAGAAAGTGACAATATTCTAACTGAGGAGGTTTAA